The proteins below come from a single Xyrauchen texanus isolate HMW12.3.18 chromosome 1, RBS_HiC_50CHRs, whole genome shotgun sequence genomic window:
- the LOC127648261 gene encoding histone H1-like, protein MAETAPAAAALPAKSPKKKSAAKPKKTGPSVGDLIVKTVTASKERSGVSLAALKKALAADGYDVEKNNSRVKIAVRSLVTKGTLVQTKGTGASGSFKLNKKQAESTKKPAKKAAPKAKKAAVKKPAAAKKPKSAAAKKPAAKKSPKKAKKPAAAKKATKSPKKAKKPAAAKKAAKSPKKAKVVKPKTAKAKAAKPKKAAPKKK, encoded by the coding sequence ATGGCAGAAACCGCTCCAGCTGCAGCCGCCCTGCCGGCCAAATCGCCCAAGAAGAAATCTGCTGCCAAACCCAAGAAAACGGGTCCAAGCGTCGGTGATCTCATCGTCAAAACTGTGACCGCGTCAAAGGAGAGGAGCGGCGTGTCTCTCGCCGCCCTGAAGAAAGCTCTCGCCGCCGATGGATACGATGTGGAGAAGAACAACTCCCGCGTCAAGATCGCCGTTAGGAGTCTGGTGACTAAAGGGACTCTGGTGCAGACCAAAGGGACCGGCGCCTCCGGCTCATTCAAGCTCAACAAGAAACAAGCCGAGAGCACGAAGAAACCCGCCAAGAAAGCCGCTCCTAAAGCCAAGAAGGCCGCAGTCAAGAAACCCGCCGCTGCTAAGAAGCCCAAGAGTGCCGCGGCTAAGAAACCTGCCGCCAAGAAATCTCCCAAGAAGGCGAAGAAACCAGCAGCCGCTAAAAAGGCAACGAAGAGCCCCAAGAAGGCAAAGAAACCAGCAGCCGCCAAAAAAGCAGCCAAGAGCCCCAAAAAGGCCAAAGTTGTCAAACCCAAAACGGCAAAGGCTAAAGCAGCCAAGCCTAAGAAAGCAGCTCCCAAAAAGAAGTAA
- the LOC127648326 gene encoding histone H2A-like, which yields MSGRGKTGGKARAKAKTRSSRAGLQFPVGRVHRLLRKGNYAERVGAGAPVYLAAVLEYLTAEILELAGNAARDNKKTRIIPRHLQLAVRNDEELNKLLGGVTIAQGGVLPNIQAVLLPKKTEKPVQDQVNGLKSVTNTKALLRATHLNYERVNYSFTHVSLAIYYTLA from the coding sequence ATGAGCGGCAGAGGTAAAACCGGCGGTAAGGCGAGAGCGAAGGCGAAGACTCGCTCATCAAGGGCGGGACTGCAGTTCCCCGTCGGCCGTGTGCACAGACTGCTCCGCAAAGGAAACTACGCTGAGCGCGTTGGCGCCGGTGCTCCTGTGTATTTGGCCGCTGTGCTCGAGTATCTCACCGCTGAGATCCTGGAGTTGGCCGGAAACGCCGCTCGGGACAACAAGAAGACCCGTATCATTCCCCGTCACCTGCAGCTGGCAGTGCGGAACGACGAGGAGTTGAACAAACTCTTGGGTGGAGTGACCATCGCTCAGGGTGGGGTGCTGCCCAACATCCAGGCTGTGTTGCTGCCCAAGAAGACCGAGAAACCCGTGCAAGACCAAGTAAACGGACTGAAGTCTGTCACAAacacaaaggctcttttaagagccacacactTGAACTATGAGAGAGTGAATTATTCTTTTACTCACGTTTCATTGGCCATTTATTACACACTTGCATGA
- the LOC127648682 gene encoding histone H3, whose translation MARTKQTARKSTGGKAPRKQLATKAARKSAPATGGVKKPHRYRPGTVALREIRRYQKSTELLIRKLPFQRLVREIAQDFKTDLRFQSSAVMALQESSEAYLVGLFEDTNLCAIHAKRVTIMPKDIQLARRIRGERA comes from the coding sequence ATGGCAAGAACCAAACAAACCGCTCGCAAGTCCACCGGTGGAAAAGCTCCGAGGAAGCAGCTCGCTACTAAAGCCGCCCGCAAGAGCGCCCCCGCCACCGGTGGAGTCAAGAAGCCTCATCGTTACAGGCCCGGTACCGTGGCGCTGAGAGAGATCCGCCGTTATCAGAAGTCTACTGAGCTGCTGATCCGCAAACTGCCTTTCCAGCGTCTGGTGAGAGAAATCGCTCAGGATTTCAAGACGGATCTgcgcttccagagctccgccgtcatGGCCCTGCAGGAGTCCAGCGAGGCTTATTTGGTCGGTCTGTTCGAGGACACCAACTTGTGCGCCATCCACGCCAAGAGGGTCACCATCATGCCCAAAGACATCCAGCTGGCCCGCCGCATTCGCGGAGAGCGCGCTTAA